A section of the Festucalex cinctus isolate MCC-2025b chromosome 7, RoL_Fcin_1.0, whole genome shotgun sequence genome encodes:
- the LOC144023001 gene encoding DNA-directed RNA polymerase III subunit RPC7-like isoform X1, with amino-acid sequence MLGRGRGWRGSGAGAERAAANRGEPLLLSVQQPGPLFPVMERKPLPLACGEEAEYLLALKQEFRGAMKTRPGFLQPQARHRSHADVERYLDKYLNSSEQTDALSDWITDWKRLPKEIRLCVRRTRRKAASTAVPVSASARADEHKKDGNDALVKLETLASEEQRSSDEEEEEEKKKKDDEQEADEEYDEEELEEETDYIMSYFDNGEDFGGESDDNMDEAVY; translated from the exons ATGTTGGGACGCGGTCGCGGCTGGCGAGGCTCGGGGGCCGGCGCCGAGCGCGCCGCCGCCAACAGAGGCGAACCTCTCCTGCTTTCGGTCCAGCAGCCCGGCCCCCTGTTTCCC GTGATGGAGCGCAAGCCCCTCCCCCTGGCCTGCGGCGAGGAGGCCGAGTACCTTTTGGCACTCAAGCAGGAGTTCCGAGGTGCCATGAAGACGCGGCCGGGTTTCCTGCAGCCGCAGGCGAGGCACAGGTCACATGCAG ATGTGGAAAGATATTTGGACAAATATCTCAACTCAAGCGAGCAGACGGACGCGTTGAGCGACTGGATCACAG ACTGGAAGAGATTACCCAAAGAAATCCGACTATGTGTCAGGAGAACCCGCAGAAAAG CAGCGTCGACGGCCGTGCCGGTGTCAGCGAGCGCTCGCGCGGACGAGCACAAGAAAGACGGCAACGACGCGCTGGTCAAACTGGAG ACGCTGGCGAGTGAGGAGCAGCGCAGCtccgacgaggaggaggaggaggaaaagaagaagaaggacgaCGAGCAGGAGGCGGACGAGGAGTACGACGAGGAAGAGCTGGAGGAA GAGACGGATTACATCATGTCGTACTTCGACAACGGCGAAGATTTTGGCGGCGAAAGCGACGACAACATGGACGAAGCCGTGTACTGA
- the iqgap3 gene encoding ras GTPase-activating-like protein IQGAP3: protein MAETSAQSYCGRLTAEQMDEQRLQNEAYHYLCRLEEAKRWMEACLGEELPAPSELEEALRNGVLLAKLAHRFAPAVVPLKKIYDSEQLRYKAVGVEFRHTDNINHWRDAMMALGLPSIFHPETTDIYDKKNMPRAVYCIHALSLYLYRLGLAPQITDLCGKVKFTVEEINNMRLELDKYGLQLPAFHKIGGILSNQMSLDEATVHAAVIAINEAVDRRDVGATAEALRNPNAQLDGLQEELMSVYQATLLQAKRRKAQRAAGGGGALMEKDLYEEFLTRREIQNIINTVNVRRAVELVDEALDGTDERALVRALQLPSLALGGVLADNGRCYLELAAAQRHAKAPEPLERDELQEVVDAANREAHASVAGWAALDSVNQSLRGDDPRHTLSCLMCSDLQLPSVFPCAASLYHQQLRLLQMHTAQGALQQEELFVAVEMLSAVVLVNQALEAGNLRQLGSLLASSSLGLTHVDHALMDKYFSYLCGMKASAGPEALTWNQLEEGIKLANEQHQQMLALRAVHEALTSADAGRLLSALLLPPSGVEDVLPANAGRYLRLMKAQLNKEAGAELRLADIQEAVRRANRETREALKLCLSVAAVNQAVKENQAAQTLRVLSLPEVALQGVMRRCAAEYQQQLASLLQRKASAGDNKSPWVRIPTYEGSAFFFHLRQLDGTWEEPPDFVHNSVFLDRCDIQEVVNSVRATQRRREFWADNTALVVRLQAAVRGFLTRRRLAARRSYLYGHVRAVVLIQAHWRRFVQQRAYQRRLHFLHQNWRAAVKIQASVRMCLARRKYLARLSFFRQNVGAVIKIQTFFRASRARAEYRMLVQLDPPPLSVLRKFIHLLDLGEDDISEEAELARLQQEVVRTIRFNRQLEADLDLMDLKIGLLVRNRATLQEVASHCKKLTKKNKEKLSELMDVERSKGPTALSRERRRRLEAYQNLFYLLQTRPSYLAQLIFLMPASGCTSFVQMLIFTLFNFGADRREAFLLLRLFTQAMHFEIRCKVTEPQDVTRGNPVFIKMLVDFYRHEGGCNILREVVGPALRDVLADGDLDVKTDPLDVYKSWINQTESRSGLKSSLPYDVSLEEALSHAEVRRRVDIGVVNLCNLTQRILQAITSNVNKLPYGLRYTAKALGDALRDKFPAAGEDDVYKVVCNLLYYRFLNPAIVAPDAFHVLEPSGAPAGGLRPEQRHLLGSAARLLQRAAADKPFLGTGPHTLALNRYVARAHATFRKFVRRACDVPDPSERFGIDEYSETLIVSRPLIRISLGELVHTHKLLLEHREALCPEPGDPLRLVLAEVGPLPSLQELVGSANITTAAADPGSECAWSKTEVSLTLTNKFEVLDERAEDSADAGALLLSTKQLMADVIRTQAGETLADVLAHAASPEQEMRHEELMRHRALQDARTPDRMKRRTSGAALSLQEKKRKMSRSVCRLEASGVLPATRGHQRILCMIAQDIRSQRVRRQRRGAELVKLGQTLCGLRTKSDFLGQQADYYAHYITCCLDKLTADARAGDKKTTDGKKKVPVVSYTAARLHQKGVLVDIHDLPHTQFKNVLFDIVNGAEKGSFLVKARFLGVDMEEFHIKYQDLLQLQYDGVAVIKMFNKAKVNVNLLVFLLNKKFFNK, encoded by the exons ATGGCGGAAACCAGCGCCCAGAGTTACT GTGGGCGTCTGACTGCCGAGCAGATGGACGAGCAGCGGCTCCAAAACGAGGCCTATCACTACCTGTGTCGGCTGGAGGAGGCAAAAAG GTGGATGGAGGCGTGTCTGGGGGAGGAGCTTCCCGCTCCCAGCGAGCTGGAGGAAGCGTTGCGGAACGGCGTCCTTCTGGCCAAACTGGCCCATCGCTTTGCGCCCGCCGTCGTTCCTCTTAAGAAGATTTACGACTCGGAACAGCTGCGCTACAAG GCTGTGGGTGTTGAATTTCGTCACACAGACAACATCAACCACTGGAGAGACGCCATGATGGCGCTTGGGCTGCCGTCG ATCTTCCATCCGGAAACCACCGACATTTACGACAAGAAGAACATGCCAAGAGCTGTTTATTGCATCCATGCACTCAG ttTGTACCTGTACAGACTTGGCCTGGCTCCACAGATCACCGACCTTTGCGGGAAGGTGAAGTTTACAG TGGAGGAGATCAACAACATGCGGCTGGAGTTGGATAAATACGGCTTGCAGCTTCCTGCCTTCCATAAGATTGGAGGAATTCTGTCTAATCAGATGTCGCTGGACGAGGCCACAG TGCACGCGGCGGTGATCGCCATCAATGAGGCGGTGGACAGACGCGACGTCGGCGCCACGGCCGAGGCTCTGCGCAACCCCAACGCTCAGCTGGATGGCCTGCAGGAGGAGCTGATGAGCGTCTACCAGGCGACGCTGCTTCAGGCCAAACGAAGGAAGGCGCAGCGGGCGGCCGGCGGG GGCGGAGCCTTGATGGAAAAAGATCTGTACGAGGAGTTTCTGACTCGCCGAGAAATCCAGAACATCATCAACACGGTCAACG TGCGGCGGGCAGTGGAGCTGGTGGATGAAGCGCTGGATGGCACCGACGAGCGGGCTCTTGTGCGGGCTCTGCAGCTGCCGTCTTTGGCCCTCGGGGGTGTCCTCGCCGACAACGGCCGCTGCTACCTGGAGCTCGCAGCGGCCCAGCGACACGCAAAAGCGCCG GAGCCGCTGGAGCGCGACGAGCTTCAAGAGGTGGTAGACGCTGCCAATCGGGAAGCCCACGCCTCTGTAGCCG GGTGGGCGGCATTGGACAGCGTGAACCAGTCGTTGCGAGGCGACGACCCCCGACACACGCTCAGCTGTCTGATGTGCTCTGACCTGCAGCTGCCATCTGTCTTCCCGTGTGCGGCGTCTCTTTATCACCAGCAGCTGCGGCTGCTGCAGATGCACACCGCCCAG GGGGCGCTGCAGCAGGAAGAGCTGTTTGTTGCCGTGGAGATGCTGTCGGCCGTGGTGCTGGTCAATCAGGCGCTGGAGGCGGGAAACCTGCGGCAGCTCGGCTCCTTATTGGCCAGTTCCTCGCTGGGATTGACCCATGTGGACCACGCCCTGATGGACAA GTACTTTTCGTACCTGTGCGGCATGAAAGCGTCAGCGGGCCCGGAAGCGCTGACATGGAATCAACTCGAGGAGGGAATCAAGCTGGCCAACGAACAACATCAGC AGATGCTGGCCCTGCGAGCGGTTCACGAGGCTTTGACGAGCGCGGACGCCGGGCGGCTGCTTTCGGCGCTGCTGCTGCCCCCGAGTGGCGTGGAGGATGTCCTGCCTGCCAACGCCGGCCGATATCTCCGTTTGATGAAAGCTCAG CTGAACAAAGAGGCGGGAGCTGAGCTACGGTTGGCTGACATCCAGGAAGCGGTCAGACGAGCCAATCGGGAGACTCGGGAAGCTTTGAAGC TGTGTCTGTCGGTGGCAGCCGTCAATCAAGCGGTGAAGGAGAATCAGGCGGCGCAGACGCTGCGCGTGCTGTCGTTGCCAGAGGTGGCGCTGCAGGGCGTGATGCGCCGTTGCGCCGCTGAGTACCAGCAGCAGCTGGCCTCTTTGTTGCAGCGCAAGGCCAGCGCAG GAGACAACAAGAGTCCGTGGGTGCGAATCCCAACGTACGAGGGCTCCGCCTTCTTCTTCCACCTGCGCCAGCTGGACGGCACATGGGAGGAGCCGCCCGACTTTGTCCACAACAGCGTGTTCCTGGACCGCTGCGACATCCAG GAAGTGGTCAACAGCGTGCGCGCGACGCAGCGGCGCCGAGAGTTTTGGGCCGACAACACGGCGCTGGTTGTCCGGCTGCAGGCCGCCGTTCGAGGATTCCTCACCCGCCGCCGGCTGGCGGCTCGCCGCAGTTACCTGTACGGCCATGTCCGCGCCGTCGTCCTCATCCAG GCTCACTGGAGGAGGTTTGTCCAGCAGAGGGCGTACCAACGGCGCTTGCACTTCCTCCACCAAAACTGGAGGGCGGCGGTCAAG ATTCAAGCCTCGGTGAGGATGTGCTTGGCCAGGAGGAAATATCTCGCACGCTTGAGCTTCTTCCGACAAAAC GTGGGCGCCGTCATAAAGATCCAAACTTTCTTCCGAGCCAGTCGGGCGCGGGCCGAGTACAGAATGCTGG TGCAATTGGACCCGCCCCCCCTGAGCGTGCTGAGGAAGTTCATCCACTTGCTCGATTTGGGCGAGGACGACATCAgcgaggaggcggagctggcgCGTCTTCAGCAGGAGGTGGTGCGCACCATCCGCTTCAACCGGCAGCTGGAGGCCGACCTGGACCTGATGGACCTGAAGATCGGGCTGTTGGTGCGCAACAGGGCCACCCTGCAG GAAGTGGCGTCTCACTGCAAGAAGCTGACCAAGAAGAACAAGGAGAAACTGTCGGAACTGATGGACGTGGAGAGGAGCAAAGGGCCGACGGCGCTGAGCCGGGAGCGCAGGCGCAGACTTGAGGCCTACCAGAACCTCTTCTACCTGCTCCAG ACGCGGCCGTCGTACCTGGCGCAGCTGATCTTCCTGATGCCGGCGAGCGGCTGCACGTCCTTCGTGCAGATGTTGATCTTCACCCTCTTCAACTTTGGAGCGGACCGTCGCGAAGCCTTCCTGCTGCTGCGTCTCTTCACGCAGGCCATGCACTTTGAGATCAG GTGCAAGGTGACGGAGCCCCAGGACGTGACCCGGGGGAACCCCGTCTTCATCAAGATGCTGGTGGACTTCTACCGGCATGAGGGCGGGTGCAACATCCTGCGTGAGGTTGTGGGTCCGGCGCTGCGCGACGTCCTGGCGGACGGCGACCTTGATGTCAAGACCGACCCCCTGGACGTCTACAAGAGCTGGATCAACCAGACGGAGAGCCGCAGCGGACTGAAGAG TTCTCTTCCCTATGACGTCTCCCTGGAGGAAGCGCTGTCTCACGCGGAAGTGCGCCGCCGCGTGGACATCGGCGTGGTCAACCTGTGCAACCTGACCCAGCGAATCCTCCAGGCCATCACCTCCAACGTCAACAAACTGCC GTACGGCTTGCGTTACACCGCCAAGGCTCTTGGCGACGCCCTGAGGGACAAATTTCCCGCTGCCGGCGAGGACGACGTCTACAAG GTGGTGTGCAACCTGCTGTATTACCGCTTCCTCAACCCCGCCATCGTGGCGCCTGACGCTTTCCACGTGTTGGAGCCTTCGGGGGCGCCGGCGGGGGGCCTGCGGCCGGAGCAGCGCCACCTGCTTGGCTCGGCGGCCCGCCTGCTGCAGCGCGCCGCCGCCGACAAGCCCTTCCTGGGAACGGGGCCGCACACGCTGGCGCTCAACCGCTACGTGGCACGCGCGCACGCCACCTTCAG GAAGTTTGTGCGGCGAGCGTGCGACGTTCCCGATCCGTCGGAGCGCTTCGGGATCGACGAGTACTCGGAGACGCTGATCGTCAGCCGCCCGCTCATCCGCATCTCGCTGGGCGAGCTCGTCCATACGCACAAG CTGTTGCTGGAACATCGCGAGGCTTTGTGTCCCGAGCCCGGCGACCCGCTCAGACTCGTGCTGGCGGAAGTGGGTCCTCTTCCCAGCCTGCAGGAGCTGGTGGGGAGCGCCAACATCACCACGGCGGCAG CCGATCCGGGAAGCGAGTGTGCCTGGAGCAAGACGGAAGTTTCTCTGACGCTCACCAACAAGTTTGAAGTTTTGGACGAGCGTGCCGAAGACTCGGCCGACGCGGGCGCGTTGCTGCTCTC CACCAAGCAGCTGATGGCGGACGTGATCCGGACGCAGGCGGGAGAGACGCTCGCCGACGTCCTTGCACATGCTGCGTCACCCGAGCAG GAAATGCGTCATGAGGAGCTGATGCGTCACCGCGCTCTCCAGGACGCGCGCACGCCGGACCGAATGAAGAGGAGGACGTCCGGCGCCGCCCTCAGCCTGCAGGAGAAGAAGCGCAAGATGAGCAGAAGCGTTTGCCGTCTGGAGGCGTCGGGCGTCCTGCCGGCCACGCGCGGACATCAGCGCATCCTTTGCATGATTGCGCAG GACATTCGCAGCCAACGCGTGCGCCGGCAGCGCCGAGGGGCGGAGCTCGTCAAATTGGGTCAGACTCTGTGCGGCCTGCGCACCAAGAGCGACTTCCTCGGCCAGCAGGCCGACTACTATGCACATTACATCACTTGCTGTCTGGACAAGCTGACGGCCGATGC CCGAGCCGGCGATAAGAAAACGACCGACGGCAAGAAGAAGGTTCCTGTTGTGAGCTACACGGCCGCGCGACTGCACCAGAAAGGCGTCCTCGTCGACATCCACGACCTGCCGCACACACA GTTCAAGAACGTCCTCTTTGACATCGTCAACGGTGCCGAGAAAGGAAGCTTCCTGGTCAAAGCTCGCTTCCTCGGCGTCGACATGGAAGAATTCCACATCAAATACCAG GACCTCCTGCAGCTGCAGTACGACGGCGTGGCGGTGATTAAGATGTTCAACAAAGCCAAAGTCAACGTCAACTTGCTCGTCTTCCTCCTCAACAAAAAGTTCTTCAACAAATGA
- the LOC144021990 gene encoding gonadotropin-releasing hormone II receptor-like gives MSGKRSPQAWPSANRSQWEAPTFGTAARFRVGATALLFAVAAAGNLALMASVLGRRGGRQRPASRLRPLMVSLASADLMMTFVVMPLDAAWNVTVQWYGGDALCKLLSFLKLLAMYASASALVVIGLDRYGAIVRPLRALSARRRNRRMLALAWGLSLLLAAPQLFVFGAVEAGEVGVAFTQCATHATFSVRWQETFYNMFHFSTLYLLPLLVMSCCYGRIMLHIHNTHLRNKGQLRRSGSDGISKARMKTLKMTLVIVLSFVVCWTPYYLLGVWYWFQPDVVHFTPEYVHHGLFLFGNLNTCCDPLIYGFYTPSFRVDVAACCRRGRRKPPTADDDFGLPVARLRKDKERQGRPRSPRGDRDGTGPGVPPTTPSTHACDDMLEL, from the exons ATGTCGGGCAAGCGGTCGCCACAGGCGTGGCCCTCCGCCAACCGCTCCCAGTGGGAGGCGCCCACCTTCGGGACGGCGGCTCGCTTCCGGGTGGGCGCGACTGCGCTGCTGTTCGCCGTGGCCGCCGCCGGCAACCTGGCGCTGATGGCCAGCGTGCTGGGCAGGCGAGGAGGCCGCCAGCGTCCGGCCTCCCGCCTGCGGCCGCTCATGGTCAGCCTGGCGTCGGCCGACCTGATGATGACCTTTGTGGTGATGCCCCTGGACGCGGCGTGGAACGTGACGGTGCAGTGGTACGGGGGCGACGCCCTGTGCAAGCTGCTCAGCTTCCTCAAGCTGCTGGCCATGTACGCCTCAGCCTCGGCGCTGGTGGTCATCGGCCTGGACCGCTACGGCGCCATCGTGCGCCCGCTGCGCGCTCTCAGTGCCCGGCGCAGGAACAGGCGCATGCTGGCGCTGGCCTGGGGCCTCAGTCTGCTGCTGGCCGCGCCGCAG CTGTTTGTGTTTGGCGCGGTGGAGGCGGGCGAGGTGGGCGTGGCGTTCACACAGTGCGCGACGCACGCGACTTTCAGCGTCCGCTGGCAGGAAACGTTCTACAACATGTTCCACTTCAGCACATTGTACTTGCTGCCCCTGCTGGTGATGAGCTGCTGCTACGGCCGCATCATGCTGCACATCCACAATACGCACCTGAGGAACAAAG GCCAACTGCGCCGCAGCGGCAGCGACGGCATCTCCAAGGCCCGGATGAAGACACTGAAGATGACGCTGGTGATCGTGCTGTCCTTCGTGGTGTGCTGGACGCCGTACTACCTGTTGGGGGTGTGGTACTGGTTCCAGCCCGACGTGGTCCACTTCACGCCCGAGTACGTCCACCACGGCCTCTTCCTATTCGGGAACCTCAACACCTGCTGCGATCCGCTCATCTACGGCTTCTACACACCCTCCTTCCGGGTCGATGTGGCCGCCTGCTGTCGTCGCGGCCGGCGGAAACCGCCCACCGCCGACGATGACTTCGGACTCCCAGTAGCCCGCCTCCGCAAGGACAAAGAAAGACAAGGACGGCCGCGGAGTCCGCGCGGGGACAGGGACGGAACAGGTCCTGGCGTTCCGCCGACGACTCCATCCACACACGCGTGTGATGACATGCTGGAATTGTAA
- the ankrd34a gene encoding ankyrin repeat domain-containing protein 34A, giving the protein MADGDPPQMEGNALLKAVFQGKLRLSRLLLEGGAYVNEGNDLGQTPVVAACLADYEDPRARLRMLRYLLEKGADPNIPDKSGRTALMHACAKHAGKEAVALLLDNGADPSLKDYSGCSALMHAINEGDRDTLQVLLDACRARGKEVIIITSDTSPSGTKKTKQYLNSPPSPSVVADKAASPVSTPAACMSPSDVEIATSSPADRRQDGIFSFPPASTFPLPSSRPQGEKRAPPAAPRKLLKRLNSEPWGLVAPLASAGAPQERVRGHPEEAEAVCRLSQRINGLCLTEPAGPLLSRRHSIETHEPSSPKVAEDRAVLAPSSWADKVQQHQQHILYCRNPPPPAESLETAGVYVCAHPKVIRTEHFEADGHTGPKSIPGSPNCGRAPVERRRYNTSPLSQVASSSRESLENVPNSASPAAMRRRSPGLLERRGSGTFLLDRVSHSRPGFLPPLNINLQRAVRDIRSNSKPPSPVHGAHKILVPVAPASPKRAPDFKNKKKLIRRHSMQTEQMKQLSTFQEILTEKVVDFNGD; this is encoded by the coding sequence ATGGCGGACGGAGACCCCCCGCAGATGGAAGGCAACGCCCTCCTTAAAGCCGTCTTCCAGGGTAAGCTGAGGCTGAGCCGTCTGCTGCTGGAGGGCGGGGCCTACGTCAACGAGGGCAACGACCTGGGCCAAACGCCGGTGGTGGCCGCCTGCCTGGCCGACTACGAGGACCCCCGCGCCCGCCTGCGGATGCTGCGCTACCTGCTGGAAAAGGGCGCCGACCCCAACATCCCGGACAAGAGCGGCAGGACGGCCCTGATGCACGCCTGCGCCAAGCACGCCGGCAAGGAGGCCGTGGCCCTCCTGCTGGACAACGGCGCCGACCCCAGCCTCAAAGACTACTCGGGCTGCTCCGCCCTCATGCACGCCATCAACGAGGGCGACCGCGACACCCTGCAGGTCTTGCTGGACGCCTGCCGGGCCCGAGGCAAGgaggtcatcatcatcaccagcgACACGTCTCCGTCCGGCACCAAGAAGACCAAGCAGTATCTCAATTCTCCGCCGTCCCCGAGCGTGGTGGCGGACAAGGCGGCGTCGCCTGTGTCCACGCCCGCCGCCTGCATGTCGCCGTCTGACGTGGAGATTGCCACCTCATCTCCGGCGGACAGGCGACAAGACGGGATCTTCAGCTTTCCGCCGGCCTCAACGTTTCCGCTGCCCAGCAGCCGCCCTCAGGGAGAAAAGAGAGCGCCGCCAGCGGCGCCTCGCAAGCTGCTCAAGAGGCTCAACTCGGAGCCTTGGGGCCTGGTGGCACCCCTGGCCTCTGCCGGGGCTCCTCAGGAGAGGGTCCGGGGCCATCCGGAGGAAGCGGAGGCCGTATGCCGTTTAAGTCAACGAATCAACGGGCTGTGCCTGACCGAGCCCGCCGGGCCTCTCTTGTCGCGCCGACACAGCATCGAGACTCACGAGCCGAGTTCGCCGAAAGTCGCGGAGGACCGCGCGGTCCTCGCCCCCTCCTCCTGGGCCGACAAGGTCCAACAGCACCAACAGCACATCCTGTATTGCAGGAACCCGCCTCCGCCGGCAGAGTCCCTAGAAACCGCCGGTGTGTACGTCTGCGCTCATCCCAAAGTGATCCGGACGGAGCACTTTGAGGCCGACGGCCACACGGGCCCCAAATCCATCCCCGGATCTCCAAACTGCGGGCGGGCGCCGGTAGAGCGGAGGAGGTACAACACGTCCCCGCTTTCGCAGGTCGCCAGCTCGTCTCGGGAGTCTCTGGAGAACGTCCCCAACTCGGCGTCGCCTGCGGCCATGCGCCGTCGCAGCCCCGGACTCCTCGAGCGCCGCGGCTCCGGGACCTTCCTCCTGGACCGCGTATCCCACAGCAGGCCCGGTTTCCTTCCGCCGCTCAACATCAACCTGCAGAGAGCCGTCCGGGATATCCGCTCCAACAGCAAGCCACCGTCGCCGGTCCACGGCGCTCACAAGATCCTGGTCCCGGTGGCGCCGGCTTCGCCCAAACGCGCACCCGACTTCAAGAACAAAAAGAAGCTGATCAGGCGCCACTCCATGCAGACGGAGCAGATGAAGCAGCTCTCCACATTCCAGGAGATTCTGACCGAGAAGGTCGTCGACTTCAACGGCGACTGA
- the LOC144023001 gene encoding DNA-directed RNA polymerase III subunit RPC7-like isoform X2 translates to MLGRGRGWRGSGAGAERAAANRGEPLLLSVQQPGPLFPVMERKPLPLACGEEAEYLLALKQEFRGAMKTRPGFLQPQARHRSHADVERYLDKYLNSSEQTDALSDWITDWKRLPKEIRLCVRRTRRKASTAVPVSASARADEHKKDGNDALVKLETLASEEQRSSDEEEEEEKKKKDDEQEADEEYDEEELEEETDYIMSYFDNGEDFGGESDDNMDEAVY, encoded by the exons ATGTTGGGACGCGGTCGCGGCTGGCGAGGCTCGGGGGCCGGCGCCGAGCGCGCCGCCGCCAACAGAGGCGAACCTCTCCTGCTTTCGGTCCAGCAGCCCGGCCCCCTGTTTCCC GTGATGGAGCGCAAGCCCCTCCCCCTGGCCTGCGGCGAGGAGGCCGAGTACCTTTTGGCACTCAAGCAGGAGTTCCGAGGTGCCATGAAGACGCGGCCGGGTTTCCTGCAGCCGCAGGCGAGGCACAGGTCACATGCAG ATGTGGAAAGATATTTGGACAAATATCTCAACTCAAGCGAGCAGACGGACGCGTTGAGCGACTGGATCACAG ACTGGAAGAGATTACCCAAAGAAATCCGACTATGTGTCAGGAGAACCCGCAGAAAAG CGTCGACGGCCGTGCCGGTGTCAGCGAGCGCTCGCGCGGACGAGCACAAGAAAGACGGCAACGACGCGCTGGTCAAACTGGAG ACGCTGGCGAGTGAGGAGCAGCGCAGCtccgacgaggaggaggaggaggaaaagaagaagaaggacgaCGAGCAGGAGGCGGACGAGGAGTACGACGAGGAAGAGCTGGAGGAA GAGACGGATTACATCATGTCGTACTTCGACAACGGCGAAGATTTTGGCGGCGAAAGCGACGACAACATGGACGAAGCCGTGTACTGA